One window of the Cohnella hashimotonis genome contains the following:
- a CDS encoding DUF4178 domain-containing protein — MSLFKRVKNILKKAEPLPQERSVLTMGPGDVCEVSLVTYQVTGRIKPTARNEVWLTLRDGADVRYLNIEQRLDTAYSLFSTIDGRLDSMDEVPAHIELDGVDYHLEDQYSTRIVEAGSTPFTSAGGELYVWRFQSDGRKLLRIEWQDGRFMLYEGESVLPGDVEWLRGSGR; from the coding sequence ATGAGCTTGTTCAAGCGGGTTAAAAATATTTTAAAAAAAGCCGAGCCGCTACCTCAGGAGCGCAGCGTGCTGACGATGGGGCCCGGAGATGTATGCGAGGTGTCGCTGGTCACCTACCAGGTGACCGGGCGCATCAAGCCGACGGCTCGCAACGAGGTGTGGCTGACGCTTCGGGACGGCGCGGACGTTCGCTATTTGAACATCGAACAGCGGCTCGATACGGCGTATTCCTTGTTCAGCACGATTGACGGGCGTCTCGATTCGATGGACGAGGTCCCGGCGCATATCGAGCTGGACGGTGTCGATTATCATCTGGAAGATCAATATAGCACGCGGATCGTCGAGGCGGGCAGCACGCCTTTTACCTCGGCTGGAGGCGAGCTTTACGTATGGCGTTTTCAATCCGACGGGCGCAAGCTGCTGCGGATCGAATGGCAGGACGGGCGCTTCATGCTGTATGAAGGCGAGAGCGTGCTGCCGGGAGACGTGGAGTGGCTGAGAGGAAGCGGACGATGA
- a CDS encoding MFS transporter yields MPGTSSKSSRYPLTGRERERDFAVAGRAEDEPRATKKAKLDRQAVLLLAVNALFTCGNALSATFVNIYIWKIKHDYALLGWFAVVHQLSMSLTFWLAGKWVKEGNKMNTLRGGVIAAAAFYGLVLAFGTRAADAVPVLGLVQGVSSGLFWLSFNVVYFEITGPGNRDRFNGWAGLLGSLSGMLAPWLSGLLISSSGGNAGYRLIFGISLAIFVAGAALTFGLRKREPSGRYDWRIGLGELLRKGNPWRAITGAMVAQGLREGIFGFVIALLVYTSTGSEMKLGSFSLYTSAAAFLSFWIAGRLLKPGRRFWGMLTGAVMMTLFIVPLLWGTGYSELLIFGLGTAIFVPLFSIPSVSVVFDQIGGNEADVKRREERVILRELALNAGRFAGALTFIVCVSVSANPALIRVLLLVFGSSPLLAWALLRKRLRRAANAESKAES; encoded by the coding sequence ATGCCGGGTACTTCTTCTAAATCCTCTCGTTACCCGCTGACGGGTCGCGAGCGGGAGCGCGACTTCGCGGTTGCGGGACGAGCGGAGGACGAGCCGCGAGCGACAAAAAAAGCCAAGCTCGACCGCCAAGCCGTGCTGCTGCTCGCCGTGAACGCGTTGTTCACCTGCGGAAATGCGTTGTCCGCCACTTTCGTCAACATTTACATTTGGAAGATCAAACACGACTACGCGCTGCTAGGCTGGTTTGCCGTCGTGCACCAACTCTCGATGTCCCTCACCTTCTGGCTGGCCGGAAAATGGGTCAAGGAAGGTAATAAGATGAACACGCTGCGCGGAGGTGTCATCGCGGCAGCCGCTTTTTACGGCCTGGTGCTCGCCTTCGGAACGCGCGCCGCGGACGCAGTGCCCGTCCTGGGGCTCGTTCAGGGCGTATCCTCCGGGCTTTTCTGGCTGTCTTTTAACGTCGTCTACTTCGAGATCACCGGCCCGGGCAACCGCGACCGCTTCAACGGCTGGGCCGGACTGCTAGGTTCGCTGTCCGGCATGCTGGCGCCCTGGCTTTCCGGCCTGCTCATCTCGAGCAGCGGCGGCAATGCGGGCTATCGCCTCATCTTCGGCATCTCCCTGGCCATCTTCGTCGCGGGCGCCGCGCTCACTTTCGGACTCCGTAAGCGGGAGCCGTCCGGTCGATACGATTGGCGCATCGGGCTTGGCGAGCTTCTTCGAAAAGGCAACCCGTGGCGCGCCATCACCGGCGCGATGGTCGCGCAGGGACTGCGGGAGGGCATCTTCGGATTCGTCATCGCCCTGCTTGTCTATACGTCGACCGGCAGCGAGATGAAGCTCGGGAGCTTCTCGCTTTACACGTCCGCCGCCGCCTTCCTCAGCTTCTGGATCGCCGGCAGGCTGCTGAAGCCGGGCAGGCGATTCTGGGGCATGCTCACGGGCGCTGTGATGATGACCCTTTTTATTGTGCCGCTCTTATGGGGGACAGGCTATTCCGAGCTGCTTATTTTCGGCTTAGGCACCGCTATTTTCGTTCCGCTCTTCTCCATCCCTTCCGTGTCGGTCGTATTCGACCAGATCGGAGGCAACGAGGCCGACGTCAAGCGGCGGGAGGAACGCGTCATCCTTCGCGAGCTGGCGCTGAATGCCGGTCGCTTCGCGGGCGCCCTGACCTTTATCGTTTGCGTCTCCGTCAGCGCCAATCCCGCGCTTATCCGCGTGCTCCTGCTCGTGTTCGGCAGCTCGCCGCTGCTGGCATGGGCGCTGCTGCGCAAACGTCTTCGGCGAGCGGCGAACGCGGAGTCGAAGGCGGAGTCATAA
- the upp gene encoding uracil phosphoribosyltransferase, which yields MGRLQVCDHPLIQHKVTFLRDKKTETKQFRELVDEISTLMAYEATRDFPLTTTKVQTPVVEAEGKIIAGRMVGLIPILRAGLGMVDGVLKLLPSARVGHIGLYRDEETLQPVEYYVSLPTDVAERELIVLDPMLATGGSANAAISILKQRGCKPTKLMCLIAAPEGVKAVQEAHPEIDIFVAALDSHLNEHGYIVPGLGDAGDRLYGTK from the coding sequence ATGGGGCGATTGCAAGTCTGCGACCACCCGCTGATTCAGCATAAAGTCACTTTTTTGCGCGATAAAAAGACGGAGACCAAGCAGTTCCGGGAGCTGGTGGACGAGATCTCCACGCTGATGGCGTACGAGGCCACGCGCGACTTTCCGCTCACGACGACGAAGGTGCAGACGCCGGTCGTCGAAGCCGAGGGCAAGATCATCGCGGGCAGGATGGTCGGCCTGATCCCGATCTTGCGCGCCGGCCTGGGCATGGTCGACGGCGTGCTCAAGCTGCTGCCGTCCGCTCGCGTAGGCCATATCGGGCTGTATCGGGACGAGGAGACGCTGCAGCCGGTCGAATACTACGTCAGCTTGCCGACCGACGTCGCGGAACGTGAACTTATCGTACTCGATCCGATGCTCGCGACGGGCGGCTCGGCCAACGCCGCGATCTCGATCCTCAAGCAGCGCGGCTGCAAGCCGACCAAGCTAATGTGCCTTATCGCGGCGCCCGAGGGCGTCAAGGCCGTTCAGGAGGCGCATCCCGAGATCGACATTTTCGTAGCCGCCCTGGATTCGCACCTCAACGAACACGGATACATAGTGCCGGGCCTCGGCGATGCCGGCGACCGGCTGTACGGAACCAAATAA
- a CDS encoding AtpZ/AtpI family protein produces MPESERKPPLPPDENPWRAAGLVTAIGVELAVCVGLGWWVGSVVDGNRGTSTWYLVGLIVGLVAGIGSAVGLIRKFAVKGRGK; encoded by the coding sequence ATGCCCGAATCCGAACGAAAACCGCCTCTGCCGCCGGACGAGAATCCGTGGCGCGCAGCCGGGCTCGTAACCGCTATCGGTGTCGAACTGGCCGTGTGCGTAGGCCTGGGCTGGTGGGTCGGATCCGTCGTTGACGGCAACCGCGGCACCTCAACTTGGTATCTGGTCGGGCTTATCGTCGGCCTCGTCGCCGGCATCGGTTCGGCTGTGGGCCTCATTCGGAAGTTCGCCGTCAAGGGAAGGGGCAAATGA
- a CDS encoding KamA family radical SAM protein gives MPEFARNMDQDAAAPFCTTTNTSYYHSLIDWGDANDPLRKLLSPSLPAAGGKGIWGASDEEAEYLAQGYRHKFRTSAFLMLPETEAEEGVSPALEYVAAHPEIRQVILAGGDCFSLPTPKLRKLIQSLRAIPHVGIIRLSTRMPVMEPMRITDDLGLLRLIREFSTPSKPLYLMAHIHHPREMTEQAIRAFRSLGDAGAVIVNRTPILGGINDAPELLGELLERLELAGVTPYYFFVDRPREESGEFAVSLSRAYRLVEEAKLTTAGLGRRARLAVNHDAGFIEVLAVEGGKAYLKFHASPDDDAGKFITADCPDDALWLTDLPGSESRIGSLTIDWTDSEDYGLRTSYVKRPYQIGD, from the coding sequence ATGCCTGAATTCGCTAGAAACATGGACCAAGACGCTGCCGCTCCTTTCTGCACGACCACGAATACGTCGTATTATCATAGCCTCATCGACTGGGGCGATGCCAACGATCCGCTTCGCAAGCTGCTGTCTCCGTCTCTGCCGGCGGCCGGCGGCAAAGGGATCTGGGGTGCCTCGGACGAAGAAGCCGAATATTTGGCTCAGGGTTACCGTCACAAGTTTCGGACGTCCGCGTTTCTGATGCTTCCCGAGACGGAGGCGGAGGAGGGCGTGTCGCCTGCGCTCGAATATGTAGCTGCCCATCCGGAGATCCGGCAGGTGATCCTGGCGGGCGGCGATTGCTTCAGTCTGCCCACGCCTAAGCTGCGCAAGCTCATCCAAAGCCTGCGGGCCATCCCGCATGTCGGAATTATCAGGCTCAGCACGCGTATGCCGGTCATGGAGCCGATGCGCATAACGGACGACTTAGGCTTGCTGCGCCTTATCCGCGAATTTTCAACGCCTTCCAAGCCGCTCTATTTGATGGCGCATATTCATCATCCGCGTGAGATGACGGAACAAGCGATCCGTGCGTTTCGCTCGCTCGGCGACGCCGGAGCCGTCATCGTAAACCGGACGCCGATCCTGGGCGGGATCAACGACGCGCCGGAGCTGCTGGGCGAGCTGCTGGAGCGCCTCGAGCTGGCCGGCGTGACCCCGTATTACTTTTTCGTCGACCGTCCGAGGGAGGAGAGCGGCGAGTTCGCCGTGTCGCTGTCCAGAGCCTACCGTCTCGTCGAGGAAGCCAAGCTGACGACTGCGGGACTCGGGCGGCGGGCGCGCCTTGCGGTCAACCACGATGCAGGCTTCATCGAAGTGCTGGCCGTCGAGGGCGGCAAGGCCTATCTCAAGTTCCACGCTTCTCCAGACGACGACGCGGGCAAGTTCATCACGGCGGACTGCCCTGACGACGCGCTGTGGCTAACCGATCTGCCGGGCAGCGAATCCAGGATCGGGTCGCTGACGATCGATTGGACGGACTCCGAGGATTACGGGCTCCGCACTTCTTATGTGAAGCGGCCTTATCAGATCGGAGATTGA
- the glyA gene encoding serine hydroxymethyltransferase codes for MTANLRKQDPEIVKALNLELGRQRDNLELIASENIVSEAVLEAMGTVLTNKYAEGYPGKRFYGGCEYVDIPEEIARNRAKELFGADHANVQPHSGAQANLAVYLATLQPGDTVLGMNLAHGGHLTHGSPVNASGLLYNFVAYGVDEQTFTINYDEVRKAAFKHRPRMIVAGASAYPRIIDFEVLGQIARDVGALFMVDMAHIAGLVAGGQHPSPVPHAHFVTTTTHKTLRGPRGGLILCTKPWAAAIDKAVFPGTQGGPLMHTIAAKAVALGEALQPSFKDYAANVVTNAKALAESLTAEGINLVSGGTDNHLMLVDTRSLNITGKDAEHLLDSVGITVNKNAIPFDPTSPFITSGIRIGTPAVTSRGMDAAAMKKIGQAIAITLKNAKDETKLDEARKLVRELASQYPLYQGLEY; via the coding sequence ATGACCGCCAATCTGCGCAAGCAAGACCCCGAGATCGTCAAAGCCCTTAACCTCGAGCTCGGCCGCCAACGCGACAACCTCGAGCTGATCGCGTCCGAGAACATTGTGAGCGAAGCCGTCCTCGAAGCGATGGGTACCGTGCTCACGAATAAATATGCGGAAGGCTACCCGGGCAAGCGGTTCTACGGCGGCTGCGAGTACGTCGACATTCCCGAAGAGATCGCCCGCAACCGCGCCAAGGAACTGTTCGGCGCCGACCATGCCAACGTGCAGCCGCACTCCGGCGCGCAGGCGAACCTCGCCGTCTACCTGGCGACGTTGCAACCGGGCGACACCGTGCTCGGCATGAACCTCGCGCACGGCGGCCACCTGACGCACGGTAGCCCGGTTAACGCTTCCGGCCTGCTGTATAACTTCGTCGCTTACGGCGTCGACGAGCAGACCTTCACGATCAACTACGACGAAGTCCGCAAAGCCGCGTTCAAGCACCGTCCGCGTATGATCGTCGCCGGCGCGAGCGCGTATCCGCGCATCATCGACTTTGAAGTGCTCGGCCAGATCGCTCGCGACGTGGGCGCGCTGTTCATGGTCGACATGGCGCATATCGCCGGCCTCGTGGCAGGCGGCCAGCACCCGAGCCCGGTGCCGCACGCGCACTTCGTCACGACGACGACGCACAAGACGCTGCGCGGCCCGCGCGGCGGCCTGATCCTGTGCACCAAGCCTTGGGCGGCGGCGATCGACAAGGCGGTATTCCCCGGCACGCAAGGCGGTCCGCTTATGCACACGATCGCGGCCAAAGCCGTTGCGCTCGGAGAAGCGCTGCAGCCGTCCTTCAAGGACTACGCGGCTAACGTCGTGACCAACGCCAAGGCGCTTGCGGAGTCGCTGACTGCAGAAGGCATCAACCTGGTCTCCGGCGGCACGGACAACCACCTGATGCTCGTGGACACCCGCAGCCTGAACATCACGGGCAAGGATGCCGAGCACTTGCTCGACTCCGTGGGCATCACCGTCAACAAGAACGCGATTCCGTTCGATCCGACGAGCCCGTTCATCACGAGCGGCATCCGCATCGGAACGCCGGCCGTAACTTCGCGCGGCATGGACGCCGCGGCGATGAAAAAGATCGGCCAGGCGATCGCGATCACGCTTAAGAACGCCAAGGACGAGACCAAGCTGGATGAGGCGCGCAAGCTGGTTCGCGAGCTCGCCTCGCAATATCCGCTGTATCAAGGTCTTGAATACTAA
- a CDS encoding acetyl-CoA acetyltransferase, producing MTSKNKAVDNSAHIYEADQDWVAGAKQLRQKLSDVCGAHHNRNVRVKTIDGHTYEGTVVGLDGCHLHLAVSPSAMDARFFGPFAANSILTLVLYELLVITLLI from the coding sequence ATGACTTCGAAAAACAAAGCCGTGGACAACAGCGCGCATATTTACGAGGCCGATCAGGATTGGGTGGCGGGCGCGAAGCAGCTCCGGCAAAAGCTGTCGGATGTATGCGGCGCCCATCATAACCGCAATGTGCGGGTTAAAACGATCGACGGGCATACGTACGAAGGAACGGTCGTTGGACTCGACGGCTGCCACCTTCATCTGGCCGTCTCGCCGAGCGCCATGGACGCACGCTTCTTCGGCCCTTTCGCCGCGAATTCGATCTTGACGCTCGTGCTGTACGAACTGCTCGTCATTACGCTGCTCATTTGA
- a CDS encoding DUF350 domain-containing protein, with protein MTIENVVGTLLWTAAGAVLLFILMGIDAYFTKYKDMAEMKRGNTAVTVRFVLKLVAQGYILSRSIVTSDDLGEALLVSFISFVILFVLEWIVEFAFRRIGDLRLDEGVRDGIVGHGLIAGSLHLVGAMIIGSCL; from the coding sequence TTGACGATTGAAAACGTGGTCGGCACGCTGCTGTGGACGGCGGCGGGCGCGGTGCTCCTGTTCATTCTTATGGGCATCGACGCTTATTTTACCAAGTACAAGGATATGGCCGAGATGAAGCGGGGCAATACGGCAGTCACCGTTCGGTTTGTGTTGAAGCTCGTCGCACAGGGTTACATCCTGTCCCGCTCGATCGTGACGTCCGACGATTTGGGCGAAGCGCTGCTCGTCTCCTTCATATCGTTCGTCATCCTCTTCGTGCTGGAGTGGATCGTCGAATTCGCGTTCAGACGGATTGGCGATTTGCGCTTGGACGAGGGCGTGCGGGACGGCATCGTAGGGCATGGTCTGATCGCGGGCTCCCTGCATCTGGTCGGTGCGATGATCATCGGCTCGTGCCTGTAG
- a CDS encoding DUF4247 domain-containing protein has product MSRPARRRSGRGWLRSSIHLTVMLALVVTLLSACGSSLNVKETYPLESVSGSGSQTSYVYRAAGETVQEVATALEAKKKPEQVSKDDPEHMFLVYSDQIIHVQKDPNKPEDSLIEVDSKEYVRQNYSPSFLEGYLLASLIGNLFDSSRGGYYGDYRGYGNQKSYPPTTGSYRTPTVSDQKVAPPLTVDKKGSIFKRGSKSDSGSSVGSDGLFGKKKPTTGSITRDGTSGSKGKSGSSFKPRKTTKPRTSFGGSGRIRRR; this is encoded by the coding sequence ATGAGCCGGCCGGCGCGCCGGCGATCCGGTCGCGGATGGCTGCGTTCCTCCATTCACCTGACCGTCATGCTGGCTCTCGTCGTAACGCTGCTGTCCGCGTGCGGGTCGAGCCTTAACGTTAAGGAAACGTATCCGCTTGAATCGGTCAGCGGCAGCGGCAGCCAGACCTCGTATGTCTACAGGGCGGCGGGCGAGACGGTTCAGGAGGTCGCGACCGCGCTGGAGGCCAAGAAGAAGCCCGAGCAGGTGTCCAAGGACGATCCCGAGCATATGTTTCTCGTCTATTCGGATCAGATCATTCACGTGCAAAAAGATCCGAACAAGCCGGAGGACAGCCTCATCGAGGTCGACTCCAAGGAATATGTGCGGCAGAACTACAGCCCCTCTTTCCTGGAAGGCTACCTGCTCGCGAGCTTGATCGGCAATCTGTTCGATTCGTCGCGGGGCGGTTATTACGGCGACTACCGCGGCTACGGCAACCAGAAGTCGTATCCGCCGACCACCGGCTCTTACCGGACGCCGACGGTGAGCGATCAGAAGGTCGCGCCGCCGCTCACGGTGGACAAGAAGGGCTCGATCTTCAAGCGGGGCAGCAAGTCCGACTCCGGCAGCAGCGTAGGGTCTGACGGACTGTTCGGCAAAAAGAAGCCGACGACGGGCAGCATCACACGCGACGGCACGAGCGGCTCCAAGGGCAAATCCGGCTCAAGCTTCAAGCCTCGCAAGACGACGAAGCCGCGAACGAGCTTCGGCGGCTCGGGGAGGATCAGGCGACGATGA
- a CDS encoding ATP synthase subunit I, which yields MMDDLPALMKKVSRITFFFLSMGCLGWVVLPAYKTVFGGFLIGAIGSLLVAWHLAWKTVRIGEAASGGRRPRSGFGFLSRAALALLAAFVSVRLLEFNLPATVAGLIAAPLATLLLGILSRRRQGGHATDERGEKH from the coding sequence ATGATGGACGATTTGCCTGCTCTGATGAAGAAGGTTTCCCGCATTACGTTCTTTTTTTTGTCCATGGGATGTCTGGGGTGGGTGGTATTGCCCGCTTACAAGACTGTCTTCGGAGGGTTCCTGATCGGTGCGATCGGCAGCTTGCTCGTCGCGTGGCATTTGGCTTGGAAGACCGTTCGGATCGGCGAAGCCGCGTCCGGCGGAAGAAGACCCCGCTCGGGGTTCGGCTTCCTTTCCCGCGCTGCGTTGGCCCTGCTCGCCGCATTTGTGTCGGTTCGCCTGCTCGAGTTCAATCTCCCGGCTACCGTAGCGGGATTAATTGCGGCGCCGTTGGCAACACTCCTACTGGGTATCTTGTCCAGACGCCGCCAAGGCGGCCACGCCACCGATGAAAGGGGTGAAAAGCACTAA
- the wecB gene encoding non-hydrolyzing UDP-N-acetylglucosamine 2-epimerase, translated as MKPIKIMSIFGVRPEAIKMAPLVLELQKYPGLIESTVCVTAQHRQMLDQVLDIFDIRPDYDMNVMQVGQTLNEITIRVLQGLEPILAEAKPDMVLVHGDTLTSFLASYAAFLQQIQIGHVEAGLRTWNKLSPYPEEMNRQLTGVLADAHFAPTQWSAGNLRKESKPEDRIYVTGNTVTDVFQYTVNPDFSHPVLDWAKGKRLVLMTAHRRENQGEPHRQIFRAVRKLAEAYEDIAVVYPVHPNPAVKGPAEEILGDHPRIRLIDPLDVVELHNFYNHTHLILTDSGGIQEEAPSYGVPVLVLRDTTERPEGVGAGTLELVGTDEHLIFDRASALLTDPELYERMSRAANPYGDGQASRRIAQAILHHFGRGERPSAFEG; from the coding sequence GTGAAACCGATTAAAATCATGTCGATATTCGGCGTGCGCCCCGAAGCGATCAAGATGGCGCCGCTCGTGCTGGAACTGCAAAAATACCCCGGACTGATCGAATCCACCGTCTGCGTAACCGCGCAGCACCGGCAGATGCTCGACCAGGTGCTGGATATTTTCGATATCCGGCCGGACTACGATATGAACGTCATGCAGGTCGGGCAGACGCTGAACGAGATCACGATCCGCGTTTTGCAAGGACTGGAGCCTATTCTGGCCGAAGCCAAGCCCGATATGGTGCTCGTGCACGGCGATACGCTGACGAGCTTCCTGGCGAGCTATGCCGCTTTCCTGCAGCAGATCCAGATCGGCCACGTCGAAGCGGGCCTTCGTACGTGGAACAAGCTTTCCCCTTATCCGGAGGAGATGAACCGGCAGTTGACCGGCGTGCTGGCGGACGCGCACTTTGCGCCGACCCAGTGGTCGGCGGGCAACCTGCGCAAGGAAAGCAAGCCCGAGGACCGAATCTATGTGACCGGCAACACGGTAACGGACGTTTTCCAATATACGGTGAACCCGGATTTCTCGCATCCGGTACTCGACTGGGCAAAGGGCAAACGTCTCGTCCTGATGACGGCACACCGCCGCGAGAACCAGGGGGAGCCGCACCGGCAAATTTTCCGCGCGGTCCGCAAGCTTGCCGAGGCGTACGAAGATATCGCCGTTGTCTACCCTGTGCATCCGAATCCGGCCGTCAAGGGTCCGGCCGAGGAGATTCTGGGCGATCACCCGCGCATCCGGCTGATCGATCCGCTCGACGTCGTCGAACTGCACAATTTTTACAATCACACGCATCTGATCCTGACCGATTCGGGCGGCATTCAGGAGGAGGCGCCTTCGTACGGCGTGCCCGTGCTCGTGCTGCGGGATACGACGGAGCGCCCGGAAGGCGTCGGAGCCGGTACGCTGGAGCTTGTCGGTACGGACGAGCACCTGATTTTCGACAGAGCGAGCGCTCTGCTCACCGATCCGGAATTGTACGAACGGATGAGCCGCGCCGCGAACCCGTACGGGGACGGGCAGGCTTCGCGACGGATCGCGCAAGCGATCCTGCATCATTTTGGCAGGGGAGAACGGCCGTCGGCTTTCGAGGGTTGA
- a CDS encoding PspA/IM30 family protein, with protein sequence MSIFKRLRDLTLSNVYALIEKAEDPVKMTDQYLRDMAEDLEDAEKAVAAQIAIEKRFKQLYEEQAALVAKREEQANIAAQAKNIDLARRALEEKKAAETKVAEYKASYEQNKQAADNLRLKLDEMRKQFTDLKNRRETLVARANAAKAQAGINKAMAGFGTDTAMSGLSRMEEKVRQMEAHAEATEELSQSKGKSLDDEFAALGKDKAVEDELAALMKKYES encoded by the coding sequence ATGTCTATTTTTAAACGATTGCGCGATCTCACGCTGTCTAACGTATATGCCCTGATCGAAAAGGCGGAAGACCCGGTCAAAATGACCGATCAATATTTGCGCGACATGGCGGAGGATCTCGAGGACGCGGAAAAGGCGGTCGCCGCCCAGATCGCGATCGAGAAACGATTCAAGCAGCTCTACGAGGAACAGGCTGCGCTCGTCGCCAAGCGCGAGGAGCAGGCGAACATCGCGGCGCAGGCGAAAAATATCGACCTCGCGCGCCGCGCGCTCGAGGAAAAGAAGGCTGCGGAGACCAAGGTTGCCGAGTACAAGGCGAGCTATGAGCAGAACAAGCAGGCGGCAGACAATCTGCGTCTGAAGCTCGACGAGATGCGCAAGCAGTTCACCGACCTCAAAAACCGGCGCGAGACGCTTGTCGCCCGTGCGAACGCAGCCAAGGCGCAAGCCGGCATCAACAAGGCGATGGCAGGCTTCGGGACCGACACGGCGATGTCCGGCCTCAGCCGGATGGAAGAGAAGGTCCGGCAGATGGAAGCGCACGCCGAGGCGACCGAGGAGCTCAGCCAGTCCAAGGGCAAGTCGCTGGACGACGAGTTCGCGGCGCTCGGCAAGGACAAAGCCGTCGAGGACGAACTGGCGGCCCTGATGAAAAAGTACGAGAGCTAA
- a CDS encoding NADH:flavin oxidoreductase/NADH oxidase codes for MSQLGSPFTLKGLTLRNRIAMSPMCQYSVEAEDGAPNEWHFVHYVSRAVGGAGLILVEMTDVEPDGRISNRDLGLWSDEQIPAYRRIVDEVHKHGAKIGIQIAHAGRKALDAEPPVGPWNEPFDDKAKQPRALTTEEAWAMVGKFADAAARAVKAGFDTIQLHGAHGYLIHQFHSPGINKRDDEFGRDKAKFGVEVIKAVKAVLPPDMPLLMRVSAVEYAEYAYGLDHMLEIARAYVDAGVDMFDVSTGGEGGPAVKGKPGNYPGYQVPFARALKDALGVPVSAVGMLDDAELAEHVVASGDADLAVIGRAMLRNPYWAIDALRRLDGKTDLVATAYERGYPGHR; via the coding sequence ATGAGCCAGCTTGGATCCCCTTTTACGTTAAAGGGATTAACGCTCCGCAATCGCATCGCCATGAGCCCGATGTGCCAATACTCCGTCGAAGCCGAGGACGGGGCGCCTAACGAATGGCACTTCGTTCACTACGTCTCCCGCGCCGTCGGCGGCGCCGGACTTATCCTCGTCGAGATGACCGACGTCGAGCCGGACGGACGCATCTCGAACCGGGATCTCGGCCTGTGGTCGGATGAGCAGATTCCCGCTTACCGGCGCATCGTGGACGAGGTCCACAAGCATGGCGCCAAGATCGGTATTCAGATCGCGCACGCGGGACGCAAAGCGCTGGACGCTGAACCGCCGGTCGGCCCGTGGAACGAGCCTTTCGACGACAAAGCGAAGCAGCCGCGCGCGCTGACGACCGAAGAAGCTTGGGCAATGGTCGGCAAATTCGCCGATGCCGCGGCCCGCGCGGTCAAAGCCGGCTTCGACACGATCCAGCTGCACGGCGCGCACGGCTACCTGATTCATCAATTCCACTCGCCGGGCATCAACAAGCGCGACGACGAGTTCGGCCGCGACAAAGCCAAATTCGGCGTCGAGGTGATCAAGGCGGTCAAAGCCGTGCTGCCTCCCGATATGCCGCTCCTCATGCGGGTATCCGCGGTCGAGTACGCCGAGTATGCCTACGGACTCGACCATATGCTGGAGATTGCGCGCGCCTATGTCGACGCCGGCGTCGACATGTTCGACGTCTCCACCGGCGGTGAAGGCGGTCCGGCAGTGAAGGGTAAGCCCGGCAACTATCCGGGCTACCAGGTACCTTTCGCGCGAGCGCTAAAAGATGCGCTCGGCGTACCCGTCAGCGCCGTCGGCATGCTGGACGATGCCGAGCTCGCCGAGCACGTCGTCGCATCCGGCGACGCGGATCTCGCCGTGATCGGCCGCGCCATGCTGCGCAATCCGTACTGGGCGATCGACGCACTGCGACGTCTCGACGGCAAAACCGATCTCGTCGCAACGGCGTACGAACGAGGCTACCCCGGGCATCGCTGA
- a CDS encoding S-layer homology domain-containing protein, which translates to MKKTKQALSALTAGALLLAALGGGAAAATTDKTAAENKLKALIDAGIVSGDQNGNLNLGDNITRAQLAIIVVRAFGLESEAKPPVQTATFTDVAPGSWYSGYILSAKTLIEDNGYTLGTGNGKFNPNGNITSAEAVALLCKFLGIKPDSSTTDWASAYVKAALEKGILDATSAKGISKTKAATRETVFTYANTAFGAVKDEDGKTVYEKLKEGVGSGVYNKKENGTAP; encoded by the coding sequence TTGAAAAAGACAAAGCAAGCTTTATCCGCGTTAACGGCAGGCGCACTCTTGCTGGCCGCGCTCGGCGGCGGCGCAGCCGCGGCTACGACTGACAAGACGGCGGCAGAGAACAAGCTCAAGGCGCTGATCGATGCCGGCATCGTCTCGGGCGATCAGAACGGCAACCTCAACCTGGGCGACAACATTACTCGGGCACAGCTAGCCATCATCGTGGTTCGCGCATTCGGCCTAGAAAGCGAAGCCAAACCGCCCGTTCAGACAGCTACCTTCACCGACGTAGCCCCGGGCTCCTGGTACAGCGGCTATATCTTGTCGGCCAAAACTCTGATCGAAGACAACGGCTACACGCTCGGCACCGGCAACGGCAAGTTCAATCCGAACGGGAATATCACGTCGGCCGAAGCCGTGGCCCTTCTTTGCAAGTTCCTGGGCATCAAGCCGGATTCGTCTACGACGGATTGGGCGTCCGCTTACGTCAAAGCCGCGTTGGAAAAGGGGATCCTGGACGCTACTTCCGCCAAAGGGATCAGCAAAACCAAGGCCGCCACTCGCGAGACCGTGTTCACGTACGCGAATACCGCATTCGGGGCAGTCAAAGACGAGGACGGCAAGACGGTTTACGAGAAGCTGAAGGAAGGCGTCGGCAGCGGCGTCTACAACAAAAAAGAGAACGGCACCGCGCCGTGA